From bacterium:
CACGAAATTGTCGAGCATGATTTCGTCGCCCGGCTGAAGCGAGAGGATCTTGCCGATGGAAAGCTCCGCGGTGCCCATCTCGGCCTTCAGTTCCACCGACGCATCCTTGATGTGGCCGCGAATTTCCTTTTTCCACAGCCGGTCGATCTCGTTCTTGTCGCCGACGTAGTTTTGCGAGAGGCGCTCGCGGATCGGCTCGATCGACGCGTACGGAACGACGATCTGCATGAGCCCCGTCGCGCCCTCGACGTCCACCAGGCTCTCCATGTTCACGACCACCTCGGTCGGATGCGCGATGGAGACGAACTGCGGGTTGATCTCCGTGCGGATGAAACCGATGTCCACCGGGAACACCGGCCGCCACGAATGCCCGAGCTCCGCAAGAGCCTTCTTGACGATCTTGCGCACGATGCCGATTTCGATGGACGTGAAATCGCGCCCCTCGATGCGAAAGCGGCTGTTGCCCGATCCGCCGCAAAAGATGTCCACGAGCGTGAACACGAACTGGCTTTCCACGACCACCACGCCGTTGCCCGGCAGCGGATCGATCTTGAAAAGCGACAGGCAAGACGGCACGG
This genomic window contains:
- the fliM gene encoding flagellar motor switch protein FliM, producing the protein MRNVLSQNEVDALLAAVSEGDFEDGAGGGGHSGEVRNYDLTSQDRIFRGKMPILDVIHEKFCRDFRSTLSLDLGRLANLEPNGISLLKFQEFLNGLPVPSCLSLFKIDPLPGNGVVVVESQFVFTLVDIFCGGSGNSRFRIEGRDFTSIEIGIVRKIVKKALAELGHSWRPVFPVDIGFIRTEINPQFVSIAHPTEVVVNMESLVDVEGATGLMQIVVPYASIEPIRERLSQNYVGDKNEIDRLWKKEIRGHIKDASVELKAEMGTAELSIGKILSLQPGDEIMLDNFVQDAMHVQVEGIPKFRAETGLTRQQSYKALEILDFTE